A genomic stretch from Ignavibacteriota bacterium includes:
- a CDS encoding T9SS type A sorting domain-containing protein: protein MYSLDTIRVFIVAAAFLLPLASSAQDAGQALPERDGSAQYPSKAEARREYFHTRVTYPGGSVPVGARARAFEQAHSTMRLFAPDAKHGLQAAYEWRNIGPFNIGGRILAVALNPKNPNTILIGAADGGVWRSFDEGRTWHSVSDDWPVQAMGAIAFDPVDTTIVYAGTGEANFGQHMFDGGGLMKSSDGGTTWTEVAGSALPRYARASDIAIDPSTPRTLYLAIPDGVEPQEEGMYKSTDGGATWTLILTGRMTDIVLDPRNPSVLYTASTALGVGGASARYGLHKSVDGGATWTKLSLPGVVDSLMGRTAIAISESNPDILYVSVSRLSGSGAPGTLGVFKTTDAGATWQRCPVPIDYLLLQGWYDNIIGVHPANPNLLYVGGVKMLRSGDGGATWTRVPDQGMGGLLHVDHHAIAFHPTDPDRVYIGNDGGFYVLTDAGATVYKRDLGLSITQFIGGATHPSTDAYALGGTQDNGSMTSGGDVAAWDPVLYGDGGNGAVNPQKPNVVYTTMESIKLWRSGNFGKTWVQALGGMPLHQSLFYIDYAMDPSNPSTLYLGSYRMYKTTNEGRQWNQLRDCLFPTGTSCYYVSAVSVAEYDSRWVFAGATGGPIAKSSDAGATWTVVQDSLPAAYCSAVKSFEPGTVYATYSRYGVDKVWRSTDYGNTWRSIGRGLPDIPANDIIRLDGNLILATDIGTFISVNEGADWQRFGSGMPAVSVQKLRYNKTTGTLRAITHGRGMYDVTWTTPVPAAPVFVSRPDTSVLSQKQPFLYAPVTSGSPAATFTLEEGPQGATIDARLGVVRWTASDLTARFTIKAVNTHGSATQVFTLRTSDVALADWEIVRREAMSTKVNTLRYAGESTLWLTRDSALVSRSLDGGATWEDTRLPGSRTRVVGIHAFDRDRALVGTRSGQIFKTTNGGAQWREVLFRLNAFIDNIWFWDDNNGIAMSYGYRDSSDVFFTQDGGETWTASPQRSFRQTSLFNTWPSSMVFFDRNIGWVAMSNEDNSPSANASVLRTNDGGQTWTAVNAGTRSVSGISFLSALKGYCVDPLSYLTRRSVNGGASWSSTFYPLNGLRAASVFCDVSRYVVWIVTDTSAWASRNEGGVWTRTQMVPAGPIQHAAFAPDGRAWAVTREGIVQRIVNNPMSTERVIQPGEMTLGVTYPNPVTGADQGMTIPFTLARRARLSLTVCNAAGKTVATIADGEFEAGEHMATWDTSSLISGVYFATLVAGDSRLVTRFVVAR, encoded by the coding sequence ATGTACAGCTTGGATACCATCCGCGTTTTTATCGTCGCAGCAGCGTTCCTGCTGCCCCTGGCAAGCTCCGCGCAGGATGCGGGCCAGGCCTTGCCCGAGAGAGACGGAAGCGCGCAGTATCCGTCGAAAGCCGAGGCGCGGCGCGAGTACTTCCACACACGCGTGACGTATCCGGGCGGCAGCGTGCCGGTGGGTGCGCGCGCGCGAGCCTTCGAACAGGCCCATTCCACGATGAGACTTTTTGCTCCGGACGCGAAACACGGTCTGCAGGCCGCCTATGAGTGGCGGAATATCGGACCCTTCAACATCGGCGGTCGCATACTTGCCGTGGCGTTGAATCCGAAAAATCCGAACACCATCCTCATCGGCGCGGCCGACGGCGGCGTGTGGCGCAGTTTCGACGAGGGGCGGACCTGGCACTCGGTGTCGGACGACTGGCCCGTGCAGGCCATGGGTGCGATCGCCTTCGATCCGGTGGATACCACCATCGTGTACGCGGGCACGGGTGAAGCGAACTTCGGCCAGCACATGTTCGACGGCGGCGGCCTCATGAAAAGCAGTGACGGCGGCACAACATGGACGGAGGTCGCGGGCTCGGCGCTGCCGCGCTACGCGCGCGCGAGCGACATCGCGATCGATCCCTCGACACCGCGGACGCTGTACCTGGCGATCCCCGACGGCGTTGAACCGCAAGAGGAGGGTATGTACAAGTCCACCGACGGCGGCGCTACATGGACGCTCATCCTCACGGGCCGCATGACCGACATCGTGCTCGATCCGCGCAATCCGTCGGTGCTCTACACCGCCTCCACCGCTCTCGGCGTCGGCGGCGCGTCGGCGCGTTACGGTCTGCACAAATCCGTCGACGGCGGCGCCACGTGGACGAAGCTGTCGCTGCCCGGTGTGGTGGATTCACTCATGGGCCGCACCGCCATCGCGATATCGGAGAGCAACCCCGACATCCTCTACGTCAGCGTGTCGCGCCTTTCGGGTTCGGGCGCGCCGGGCACACTCGGAGTGTTCAAAACCACCGACGCGGGCGCCACATGGCAGCGCTGTCCCGTGCCGATCGATTACCTGCTGCTGCAGGGCTGGTACGACAACATCATCGGCGTGCATCCCGCGAATCCGAATCTATTGTATGTGGGCGGCGTGAAGATGCTGCGCAGCGGCGACGGCGGCGCCACATGGACACGCGTGCCGGATCAGGGCATGGGCGGATTGTTGCATGTGGATCATCACGCGATCGCCTTCCATCCCACCGATCCCGACCGCGTGTACATCGGCAATGACGGCGGGTTCTACGTGCTGACCGACGCGGGCGCCACCGTGTACAAACGCGACCTCGGACTCTCGATCACACAATTCATCGGCGGCGCCACTCATCCATCAACCGACGCGTACGCGTTGGGCGGTACGCAGGACAACGGATCGATGACCAGCGGCGGCGACGTGGCGGCGTGGGATCCCGTGCTCTACGGCGACGGCGGAAACGGCGCCGTGAATCCGCAGAAACCCAACGTGGTGTACACCACGATGGAGAGCATCAAACTCTGGCGATCCGGGAATTTCGGGAAGACCTGGGTGCAGGCACTCGGCGGCATGCCGCTGCATCAGTCGCTGTTCTACATCGACTATGCGATGGATCCGTCGAATCCGTCCACGCTGTACCTCGGTTCCTACCGCATGTACAAGACGACCAATGAGGGGCGGCAGTGGAATCAGCTCCGCGACTGTCTTTTCCCCACGGGCACCTCGTGTTACTACGTGTCGGCCGTGAGTGTGGCCGAATACGATTCACGCTGGGTGTTTGCGGGCGCAACCGGCGGGCCGATCGCAAAGTCGTCGGACGCGGGCGCCACGTGGACCGTGGTGCAGGATTCGCTTCCCGCGGCATACTGCAGCGCGGTGAAAAGTTTCGAACCCGGCACGGTGTACGCCACGTACAGCCGCTACGGTGTGGACAAGGTGTGGCGCTCGACCGATTACGGCAACACCTGGCGCAGCATCGGCCGCGGCCTGCCCGACATCCCGGCCAACGACATCATCCGCCTCGACGGCAATCTGATCCTGGCAACGGATATCGGGACCTTTATATCCGTAAACGAGGGAGCCGACTGGCAGCGTTTCGGCAGCGGCATGCCGGCAGTTTCGGTACAGAAGCTGCGTTACAACAAAACCACCGGCACGCTGCGCGCCATCACACACGGCCGCGGCATGTACGATGTGACATGGACGACACCCGTGCCCGCGGCGCCGGTGTTTGTGTCGCGACCCGACACCAGTGTGCTCTCGCAGAAGCAGCCCTTCCTCTACGCGCCTGTCACAAGCGGATCGCCCGCGGCGACATTCACACTCGAGGAAGGTCCGCAGGGAGCGACCATCGACGCACGGCTCGGAGTAGTGCGCTGGACCGCCTCCGATCTCACGGCACGTTTCACCATCAAGGCCGTGAATACACACGGATCGGCGACACAGGTGTTTACACTGCGCACAAGCGACGTGGCGCTGGCCGATTGGGAAATCGTGCGGCGCGAAGCCATGTCGACCAAGGTGAACACGCTGCGGTACGCGGGCGAATCCACCCTCTGGCTCACGCGTGATTCCGCCCTTGTCTCGCGCTCGCTCGACGGCGGCGCGACATGGGAAGACACGCGCCTGCCCGGATCGCGCACCCGCGTCGTGGGCATACACGCCTTCGATCGCGACCGCGCACTTGTCGGCACACGCAGCGGACAGATCTTCAAAACCACCAACGGCGGCGCGCAGTGGCGGGAAGTGCTGTTCCGTCTGAACGCCTTCATCGACAACATCTGGTTCTGGGACGACAACAACGGCATCGCGATGAGTTACGGCTACCGCGATTCATCGGACGTCTTCTTCACGCAGGATGGCGGAGAGACGTGGACCGCGTCCCCGCAGCGATCGTTCCGTCAGACCTCGCTGTTCAACACCTGGCCCTCGTCGATGGTGTTTTTTGACAGGAACATCGGATGGGTCGCGATGTCGAACGAAGACAACAGTCCGTCCGCGAACGCCTCCGTGTTGCGCACGAACGACGGCGGACAGACGTGGACGGCGGTGAACGCCGGAACACGATCGGTGTCGGGCATCAGTTTCCTCTCGGCGCTCAAGGGGTATTGCGTGGATCCGCTTTCCTACCTCACACGTCGCAGCGTCAACGGCGGCGCCTCGTGGTCGTCAACCTTTTATCCGCTCAACGGATTACGCGCGGCCTCGGTGTTCTGCGACGTCTCGAGATACGTGGTGTGGATTGTGACCGATACCAGCGCGTGGGCAAGCAGGAACGAAGGAGGCGTGTGGACGCGCACACAGATGGTGCCTGCGGGTCCGATACAGCACGCCGCGTTTGCGCCCGACGGCCGCGCATGGGCCGTGACACGCGAGGGCATCGTGCAGCGCATCGTGAACAATCCGATGTCGACGGAGCGCGTGATACAGCCGGGCGAGATGACACTCGGTGTCACCTACCCGAATCCCGTGACCGGCGCGGATCAGGGCATGACCATACCCTTCACGCTGGCGCGCCGCGCGCGTCTGTCGCTCACCGTGTGTAATGCCGCGGGAAAAACCGTGGCGACAATCGCCGACGGCGAATTCGAAGCGGGCGAACACATGGCCACCTGGGACACATCGTCGCTGATCAGCGGTGTGTACTTCGCGACACTTGTCGCGGGCGATTCGCGGCTCGTGACACGTTTTGTTGTCGCGCGGTGA
- a CDS encoding mechanosensitive ion channel family protein, whose translation MLDTIYFGNTLARWLIAAGIVLSISVLLKIVLRFIVRRLTRFAKKTATTVDDLVVDVLRATRWYFLLSVSVDAAAHTLHLPALAVRVLDNATLALALLQAGLWLSELLRYMLERSAATRESDASAGAYSILGVIGRVVLWAVVVLLVLDNFGVNITALVAGLGIGGIAIALAVQNVLGDLFASLSIVLDKPFVVGDAITVDTFSGTVEKIGLKTTRIRAATGEQLIFSNTDLLKSRIRNFKRMDERRVILVLTLAHGTTPEALASVAGLVRNAVERCETARFVRAHFRDFSLAGLHVEAVYDVLGNDYTLYMDTQERINLEIHTQFRAAGIEWAQVAPPR comes from the coding sequence ATGCTTGATACCATCTACTTCGGAAACACCCTCGCGCGCTGGCTCATAGCGGCGGGCATCGTGCTGTCGATCAGCGTGCTGCTGAAAATCGTGCTGCGCTTTATCGTCCGCCGTCTTACACGTTTTGCGAAGAAGACCGCCACCACCGTCGACGATCTGGTGGTCGACGTGCTGCGGGCCACGCGGTGGTATTTCCTTCTCTCCGTGTCGGTGGACGCGGCGGCGCACACGCTCCATCTTCCCGCGCTGGCCGTGCGTGTGCTCGACAACGCCACGCTGGCCCTCGCGCTGTTGCAGGCGGGGCTATGGCTGAGCGAGCTGCTCCGGTACATGCTCGAACGCAGCGCCGCCACGCGCGAGAGCGACGCGTCCGCGGGCGCGTACTCGATACTCGGCGTCATCGGGCGTGTGGTGTTGTGGGCGGTGGTGGTGCTGCTCGTGCTCGACAACTTCGGGGTCAACATCACGGCGCTGGTGGCGGGACTCGGCATCGGCGGCATCGCCATCGCGCTCGCGGTGCAGAACGTGCTCGGCGATCTCTTCGCCTCGCTGTCGATCGTGCTCGACAAACCCTTCGTCGTGGGCGACGCCATCACCGTCGACACATTCAGCGGCACGGTGGAAAAGATCGGTCTCAAAACGACGCGTATCCGCGCGGCCACCGGCGAGCAGCTCATCTTCTCGAACACCGATCTGCTCAAGAGCCGCATCCGCAATTTCAAACGCATGGACGAGCGGCGCGTGATCCTCGTGCTGACGCTGGCGCACGGCACCACGCCCGAGGCGCTGGCATCAGTTGCCGGACTCGTCCGCAACGCGGTGGAACGTTGCGAGACCGCGCGTTTCGTGCGCGCGCACTTCCGCGACTTCTCGCTCGCGGGCCTCCACGTGGAGGCCGTGTACGACGTGCTCGGCAACGATTACACATTGTACATGGACACGCAGGAGCGCATCAACCTCGAGATACACACGCAGTTCCGCGCGGCCGGCATCGAATGGGCGCAGGTGGCGCCGCCTCGCTGA
- a CDS encoding diaminopimelate epimerase: protein MHTIHFTKAEAALNDFLLVEDFDRAMPADKRAAFAVAACHRRAGVGADGVIFFERSGEHDFVMVFHNPDGSTGSMCGNGGRAAALYAHTRGFAPRDMRFTVLDVEYRAIVDGGRVTLHFPPPRELRALDIVTSFHTTRPLHFVHTGAPHVVAILAEDTGDIESFDLSNAAFPLRWHPAFQPAGANVNVVALLPGGGARVRTFEKGVEAETMACGTGTIASALVLHHAMGLMPPLPLLTQGGHVLTVDFNATAPYEQLTLEGPARLVFEGRW from the coding sequence ATGCATACCATACACTTTACGAAGGCCGAAGCGGCGTTAAACGACTTTCTGCTCGTGGAGGATTTCGACCGCGCGATGCCGGCGGATAAGCGCGCGGCGTTTGCCGTGGCGGCCTGTCATCGGCGCGCGGGCGTGGGCGCCGACGGTGTCATATTCTTCGAGCGCAGCGGCGAGCACGACTTTGTCATGGTGTTTCACAATCCCGACGGATCCACGGGCTCGATGTGCGGCAACGGCGGCCGCGCCGCAGCGCTGTACGCGCACACGCGCGGATTTGCGCCGCGCGACATGCGTTTCACCGTGCTCGACGTCGAATATCGCGCGATTGTCGACGGCGGTCGTGTCACGCTGCACTTTCCGCCGCCGCGCGAACTGCGCGCGCTCGACATCGTGACGTCGTTTCACACCACGCGTCCTCTGCACTTTGTCCATACAGGCGCGCCGCATGTGGTTGCGATACTTGCGGAGGATACAGGCGATATCGAATCGTTCGATCTGTCGAACGCGGCGTTTCCGCTTCGCTGGCATCCCGCGTTTCAGCCGGCCGGTGCGAACGTCAATGTCGTTGCGTTGCTGCCCGGCGGCGGCGCGCGCGTCCGCACTTTCGAGAAGGGTGTGGAGGCCGAGACCATGGCCTGCGGCACGGGAACGATTGCATCGGCGCTGGTGCTGCATCACGCGATGGGTCTGATGCCGCCGCTTCCACTTTTGACACAGGGCGGACATGTGCTCACTGTGGATTTTAACGCCACCGCGCCGTATGAGCAGCTCACGCTGGAAGGGCCTGCGCGGCTTGTGTTTGAGGGACGGTGGTAG